Part of the Leptotrichia trevisanii DSM 22070 genome is shown below.
GAAAGAGCTGTCATTTCCAGAATAATATCACTATAAATTTGATGTTTAGAAGCCATATATGGTCCTAAAATTGCTAAAGAAACACTTGTAGTGATTATTCCATTTATTAAAGGACTAAATATAGTAAAAAAATTTTTAATTTGTTGCATTTTATTGTGATACTCAGTCATCTAATTACTCCTTTTTTATAAAATTAGAAAAACGAGGGTGTTTCATAAGCCAAAAATAATTTCACTAACATAAATGTTATATATTTTTAAAAATCAACAGATATTATTTTTATTGATTTTATAAATATAGTAAAATATATAAAATTTATGATTTAGTAATTTTATTTACTTTATGAGACAGCCCCATTCTTCATTTTCAAACTAAACAATTATGAAATCATTTTTATTTTAATTTTAGATTATTACAATTACATAATAGGTTACTATTCTTTTCTATCAACATTAAGTTTTAAGAATTTTATGCTTTTTACTTCAATTTCTGTTCCAACTTTTACTTTTTCAAAATCAATTCGTAATCTAGATATTGTCGAAAATAACCATCCTGGATGTGAACCTATCGGAATTAACATTTTTCCATTTACATCATCTAACCACATTGTTCTATTTTCATTAAATGGTATACCATCACCATCCCAAAATAATTGAACTCTTCTTTGTTTCTTATCTGAATAGTTAGATTTTAATTCTAAGTATATAAAATCAAAATCAGTTCCTTTTATTTTTTCTGGAAATTTCAATATAATATATGGATCTGTTTTATACATTATTTTTATTTTTGAGTTTGATAATACCTGTACTTGATTACCTGTTATAGTAATATTATTTAAATTGAATTCTTTTTTATTTATAAAGAGATTATTTAATGTATGCATTGAATTTCCAAATGAGAATGCAATTTTTTGAATGTCTTGACTAGGGTGATTATCAACCATGTGTTTTTTCCCAACATTGATATTCCCAAAAATTTCTTGATATCTATCAGGTCTTATCCAAAAGTCAATTCCTTTGTATTTATACATAACATATCCATTATCTATTATCCATTTAAAAGTATAATAACTATCATAACCTCTTACTTCTGTTAAAAAAATAGGTTTTTGTTCTATAGATTCTAAATTATTTTTTGATACTTTCAAAGTTTTAGTTAAATGTGGACTGTCTATTTTAGCTGGAACCTTATTATCAAATATAAAAAGTAGTTCTCTATTCATTGTTGGCCAAAATACTTCATTAGGTTTTAAAAGTTTATCTGCCATTTCTTTATATGTTTTTAAATATTGCATATCTGATTCTCTAATAAATCCTTTACCCAACTTGTGTAATCCTTCTTCTTTTTCATCAACAAGAACTAAATCATCAGGCAGTTCATATTCATTTTTTAGAATTTTAACTTCTTCTCCTGTTTGTTGGAATTCCATTAAATTTCTAGATTCTCTTAGAGGAACCTCTCGTACCTGCATTAATAATATTAAAGTTATAAAAAAAGAAAAAGTAATTATTTTAAGATTTCTTCCTAATATTTTATCTCCATATTGAAATAAGAAAATTAACATATTAAATACTGTAAAAACAATAAAGATACCTGTTAAACGTGAAGTTCCTTCGGTATAATCGACTCTCATTGTTGTATATGTATAGTTTATAGGTAGAGCTATACATGCAAATGATAATAAAAAGAAACCTCTTTCTTTAAGGCTAGATATTTTAAATTTACTATTATAAAGATAAAGATATAAATAGTACAAGAAAGTAAATAAAAATGAAATAGCAAGTAAAAACACAAAGATAGTCCATAACATAATTCTTAAATCATGATTTAAGATATACTTCATAAACCATTGTGGAGGAACTGTATATTGATTAGTCCATAGTGTTATTCCATCAGCAAGCAATGATTGTGAAGAAAGTAATGACATAGCTTGAACTAACTTTAAGGCATATTTTAGAGTCCAGATAACTGGATAAATTAGTAGTAAATTTAAAAACCAAAAAGTTTTTTTCTTCCAAATTGTTGTAAAATCTTTTTCCTTCAATACAAGATATAGTTGTATAAATGCAAATGGTGCTCCACCCAATGTTGCTGCAATACCATTTAATGGATAATGAAAGACAGATAGTATTGATAACAGAAGGTATAGTTGGAGCCAATAAATTCTATTTTTTACTATTTTTGCATTTGATAAAACTAAAAGACAAATTGCAATCATGTAAACTCTATTGTATTCAGGCAAAAAAGTGATTAATGAAATTAATAATGCCAATTTTTCATTTGTAACTAAATAAACTAAAGCTCCAAATAAAACACACCAAAAAATATTTGTTAGTGATAGTGCAGGTAAATAATCAAAACTTTTACCTTGTAAAATAATATTTTGAAAAAATCCTAACACTAAGGCATAAAGTCCAGAAGTTCCTGAATAATTTTTATAGAGCATTAACTTTTTATCTATTAATTGATGCCATGTTATCATTTCTTCTCCTCTATGCCATAAGTCACCAGAACTAAAAAATAGAGGCGTTACATAATGATGAATTATAAACATCAGGATAACTGTTGATAAAAAAATACTTGAACTATGTTTTTCATTTTTTCTTTTCATGTATTGAAAAAAATTAAAAATTATTAAAATAATAATAAGGGAATAGATAAGTAAGACATAATTTTGTGGATATCTTATTTTATATCTATCACCATTTACGATATATCTATTTGTTAATGAGGTTAGTAATAGTAATGGTGTAAATATTTGAAATTTCATTATTAATATTCTAATATTTTTAAAATTCTTCTTTTTTAAATAATAGATTGTTATCCCAACTATTATAATGGAAACAGGATAAATCATATCTTGCGAAATTATAATAGTTCCTTTAAATAATTTATCTAAAACTGCTTTAATAGTTAAAGAAAAAATATAAATAGAAAAGATTAATAATAACATTTCTTTTTTTTCATTTGTTTTTTTTATAAAAAAAGAAAGGGAAAAATATAAAATTCCAACAATCAAATAAAAAATATTTACTTCTTGTTTTATTATTAAACTTAATAATATTGGAATTAAGAAAATTCCAACTCCAATAAAATCAATATTTTGTTGTTCATCTTCTTTATAGTGAAAAATTTTCTTTTGCTTTTTTATACAATAAAAAAACATTGTAATTAAACCTAAAAAGAGTGAAATCCAAAAGGAGAAAGTTTCTCCCGATTCATTTGTACCCATTATTGCTGGATTTCCTACAATTAGATCTTTATATGTTTCAAATCTATTTTGTGCATAAAATCCCAAAATAATTAAAAATATCCCTGATACAAGAGTACCTATTAATAAGGCTTTGTATTCTGTAAAGAAATTTCTTATTAGGTATTTTATTTTTGTTATATTGTTCATAAATTACCCTTTCATTTTATTTTAAATAAGTTTATGTATTCTAAAATCTTTCAATTTTAAAAATATTTGCCTTGCTTTTAATAGCTGCTTCTATACCAACATCTGAGTCTTCAAAAATTAAAGTATCTTCAGGTTCTATACTAAAATAATTCATTGCTTTAATAAAACCTTCTGGATTTGGTTTTTTATTTTCAACATCTTCTGCTGCGATAATTAAATCAAATAATTCTTTTTTATTAAAAAAATTAAGAATTTGTTCGCTATTTTCTTTGGAAGCAGTTGTTACCAATGCAATATAATATTCATTTTTAGAAAACTCAAGTATGTTAAATAAATGAGTGTTAATTTTTGCAGTGTTTAAATGTTTACTATATGTATTTTTCTTAATTTTATGAACAATTTCCATTTCATTTTCATTCAATCCTATTTTAGGAAGAAATCCTTTATAGTGTTTTCCATAACACTCTTTTATAAAAAAGTCATAATCCATATCATAGTTTATTTCGTTTAATGCTTCTTTATAAGAATAATAGTTTACTTTTGTAGTATCAAATAAAGTACCATCCAAATCGCATAAAATTAGTTTATTCTTTTTCATTGTCATCACCATACATTTCTATAACATCGTTTAATACCATTAATAAACCTGAATAGAATATTAACACTCTATCACTATCTTTTCTTATTTTATAAGGCATTAATCTTAACCAGTGTATTATTTCATGAAAATAAATACTTTTTACTTGTTCTCTACTAAATTGGGAATTCATATATTCATTTAATTTTTCATAAAAATACACATAAGTATGCGATTTAGTAAAAAGAAAATTGATTTTATTTTCTTCAAGACTTACATCATAAGTTTTCATCATAAATTCATATCCACCATGAATTGACTGTAATAATTTCCCATAGTCCAGATTAGCAGAATCATGAACATTCCCTGTATTAGGATCAATTATATAAAAATCATCTTTAGCAATATTTCTAACACATACTATATTTTCAATAGTTAAATCTCCATGTAAATCGGAATACATATCATTTTTAAATATATTATATAAATAATCTTTTGACAAATATTTTAAATAGTAAGATAAATTTTTATATGCTCTACCATTAATAAATATTTCATCATATTTTGACAATTTTTTTATTATTTTAGATTCAAAAATTTTCTCGATATTAGAAGTAACTTTTGAATCTACATATTTATATATAGTTTCTTTGTCTGCTTTTCTGATATTTTGAGTATAAACAGTTTCGCTTAATTTTTCCAATGCTTTTTTCATTATATTCCATCCATTTTCATAAGGCATAGAATGGGAATACTCAAATAACACCATTGCATTTGGATTGTAAGGCATATCATAATAACAATATTTATCAGTTTTTTCTTGACTTACAATATTTGGTAATGGTAATCCAAGTTTTTTATTCATTTCTATCCAAACTATTTGATCATATAATTTATCTTTATCTTCAAAAGCATATTTTCTGTAAAACATTTTGTCATCTTTCATGCAAAGCATTGTTGTTGCATTAGAACCTGCCGAAAAATCTCTAATTATAGTAATATTTTGATTAATTTTCAAATAATTTTCAATATAAGACTTATCTTTATCAAGAAAATATTTTTCCAAAAATTGTAATCTTTCTTTATTATTTTGATTTGGTAATAAGTTTAAATATTCTTCTTCTCTTGAATTTATAATTCTAGATGGTATTTTTATTTTAATAAATTTTGAAATAAATAACATTATTAAAATAGAACTAAACATATATATATAAAATATAAACGGTATTTGTTTTATAATTGAATTTAATCCATATGTATCATTGGAAAAAAGTAATATAAATATGTCAACTAGATTAAAATGATAGCCTATGGTGATTAAGAATAAAGAAAATAAAGAATAAGATATTGCATAAAATCCCCACATCATAACTGTTAAAGTTATAATTTTTATTTTGTTAATTTTAGAAAATATATCTTTAAAATTCCATATTAAAGACCACATGAATTTTAAAAAATTAAGTTCAATATTCTCATTAAATAATGAAGCTATTTTAAGTGAAATAGCTTTAACATATTTTTTCAGTCCGTAAACAATAGTTATAACAATTATTATAATTAATGAAAATAATATATAAAATATTAAATTTTTTTCTATTGTTTTATTTGGAATTTTTAAAATATAAAATATGGAAAAAATTATTCCAACAGAAATAACATCTAGGATACGATCAACAATGACAGTTGACAATGAAAAAGCATATTTATTTTTCATTTCTTTTCCAGAATAAATTACTCTAAATATTTCACCAAATATTCTAAATGGCAGGAATAAATTTACTAGGTTACCAAAAGCTAGTGCTTGAACTAAATTTCTGTTTCGTGGTTCTTCATAGACTTCGATGAATAATCTCCATCTTAAAATTTTTATCATTTGAGCAATACAAAGCAGAAAAATAGAAGCTACTAATAAAACTATATTCATTAATATAAATCTCCTTTACAATAGATTATTAAAATTATATTTTTTAGCTTCTTCGTATTCTTCTGGTGTTCCGAAAGATACATGCAAATCAGTTAAAAAATATTTTATTATTTTATTATGATTAGACATAATGTTATAAATACCACTAACAAAATATTCCTCATAATTACAATTATCTAAATATTCTTCCGTGGAAGTTTTAAAAATATCTTTATTTTTAAAATAATAAGCTCCACATATCGCTTTATCACTTATAACCTTTTTTTCCATCGTCTGAATTACATTATCATTTTCGTCAAGAGCAACATAACTATATCTTGGATCATCAGATTTAAATGTTAATAAAGCTCCATCAATGTCCTTAAAATTTTTATTTTTACAAAATTCATAGAATGAGTCACACAAAAAAGCGTGATCACAATCATTAAACAGAATAGGATTATCATTATCAACTAATTTAACTCCTTCTAAACACGTTAAAACAGCTCCATTTAAAACCTCATCAATAACTTGTAACTTTGCATTTGGATAATACTTCAAAATTTCTTTATCTATATTATAATTTTCAACATGCTCTTTTAATATTACAAAAATCAAGTTATCAATATCAATAAATTTTGTAATTGATTGTGTTGCCCAAAAGAAAAAAGGACGTCCATCTAGTTCTATTAATGGTTTAGGCAACATTATTCCTTCTTTTTTAAATCTTGTTCCTCCTCCAGCCATAGGCATTATTAAATTTATTTTTGACATTTTTAAATCTCCTTATATTTTATCTAATTGACTTAATAATTCACATTCATTTTCTATCACACGTTTAAGTCCTTCAGTAATATCCACTTTTGGTTCCCAATTGTATTTAGTTTTAGCATAGGTATTATCACAAAGTGAATATTTATTAATTTCTTCTTTTAAGATGGAATCTTTTATTTTATAAAAACCTTCATAAAGCTCAGGGTATTTTTCCCAATAATGAGCATCATCAGCATATTCTGCTTTAATATTTTTTCCCATTATTTTAGATGCAATTTCATACATTTCATTTACAGAATAATTTGTCAATGAAGAACAATTTACACAATCAAATCCTTCTCCTTTTTGAACAGCTATTGCTAAATCTATAAGATCATCTACATATATATAATCCCTCCGTTGAGTTCCATCTGAATGGAAAACTGGTGTTCTATTATAATACAACTCTCTAATCATATAAGCAACGAAAGGTGGCTGTTTTCTTAGACAATCTATATGAGGCCCATAAACATTTGCAAAACGAATACAAGTAACATTCATTCCATAAGTATCACAAAAAGACTGAGCAAATCTTTCTGCAACATATTTTGTATTTGGATAAATTAACGTAGGAAGTTCAAATTTATCTTCTTTAGTTGGAAAATTTTTATCATTTTCATAAATTGCATTTGTACTTGCCTGAATTACTTTTTTTACTCCAAATTTTCTACTATTTTCCAGTATATTTACAAAACCAGTTGTATTAACATCTATTGCTTCTTGTGGATTAGACTGACAATCTGGAAGTGGTGCTATTCCTGCGATATTATAAACATAATCTACATCTCCATTTTTTAATAATGATTCTATACCCTCTCTATCTCGAATATCCATTCTAATTATTTCATTTCTAAAATCATGATCTGAAAAAATAAGATTATCTTCCTTTCCATAAGAAAAATTATCTATAAGTATAAGTTCATCTCCATTTTTCCATAATCTGTAAGCAAGCTGTGAACCAATAAATCCAGCTGCTCCTGTTACTAATATTTTCATAAAATTTATCCTCCTAATTTATTTTATATATACATTCAGCTTTATAATCATTAATAATTTTTTCTCTCATTTCAGATTCGAGATACTTTCGTTTATTTTTCATATAATTTCCTAACATTTTTAATAACGAAATTGAAAATTTAATAATTTTATTATTGGATATTTGATCTTCTTCTCTCCAAGAAATAGGATGAAATAGCATTTTTTGTTTATAATAACAATATGCCAAGATCATACAATCATTAAAATATAAAGTATCTGGAAACTTAATATAATATTCATTTTTTAAACTTTCAACAGAATACAAGTTTAATCCTGAACCTAAATCATACACCTTTTCTCTGGCAACCATAGAAAATAACCAATTAAATCCATAATTCCCCCAAATTCTTATTGGAGAATACCCTATTAATTTCGAGCCTTTCATAAATCTTGCACCTAAACAACAATCATATTTTTTATGAGTTTGATTTTTTAGTAAAGGTATAAAATCAGCAATATTTCCTTGATCATCTCCATGTAATACTATAATATAATCAAAATTATTTTCAATTGCGTATTTAAAAGCAACTTTATGAGAGCCACCTAAACCATAATTTTCGTTGTTTCTTAGCAATTTTATAGATAAATCTGTATTTAAATTTTTTAATTTTTCTAATACTACCTGTTCTCCATTATCAGTACTACGATTATTTACAATTATTGCTTCACTAATATAAGGCTTAATTTCACCTACAAGTTGATCTATTACTCTTCCAATTTGCTTTTCACAATTATACATAGGTATGAAAACAAGAATCTTATCTTTCATATATTTTTACTTTTCCTCCTTCTTTTCTAAAATATTTTTTATTACTTTATAAACTTTTTCTCCTGATTCTTCCCAAGAAGTTTTTATTGCAAAATTATAGCCTTGTTCTGCTATTTTTTCACGTTTTTCTTTATTTATTGTAACTTCATATAATTTTTCAGCTATGTCAATAGGATCTGCGTCTGTCAATATTGAATTTTCATCATTTAGTAACCATTCTGCATTCTCTCCTCTATTTGATACTGCTAACGTTTTACATGCCATTACTTCTAACGGAACTAAAGATAAATTTGTTCCTGAAGGTACTAAAAATATATCATTTTCCGCACAAACTTTTGGTATATCTTTTATTTTCATTGTTCCCAAATTATTTACAGGATAAGGGAAATTAATATGTGAAACATCTTGTCCTAAAAAGGATATTTCTACTTTTATGTTATTCTTTTGACATTTTTTATAAAAAATATTTAATGCCAGTACATATAATTCAAATAATCTTCTTGGCGTATGGTATCTAGCATATAAACCAATTCTTACTATTCCATCATTTTTTTTAGGTAAAGGCTTGTATAATTCTTTATCATAAGAGAATCCATAATCATAGCATTCCATCTTATAATCTTTACTTAATTTTTTTGAAAGCCAGCTTCCAGCAGTTATTCCAACAAATCCAAATTTATACGTATTTTCAGCAAAAAAGTAACTACTACTTTTTGGGAAAAATTCAGGTTCAAAGTCTTGTACAAAATACACTTTATGTTTAGTTTTTCCAAAACTTCTAACAAAATAGGCCGATTCCCATGAAGAGGCGATTGTGATATGAGAATAGTCCATATAATCAGTATGAGGATAGAATTCTGTATTAGAATTCTGATTTAAATCATAATAATCTATTGCAAATTGTTTCAAACTTTCTTGTGTTTCTCCACCAAATCTCGCATATAAATAAATCCTATTTGAAATTCCTTTTTTCTCAAGATAATTTATAAAACGCATAATATTTATGTGTCCTCCTGATCCAGGGCCAAAAGGAGGCAAAACCCAGTTTATAATTATGTTGGTATTTTCTAAGTTAAACTCTTCTTTTTCATCTTTTACACAATTTTCTATAAAACTATAAAATTCATTTATGTTATTTTTTTGAATATTAGTTTCTTTTTGAGAATGAATTCTATTTCTTATTCGATGCATAACGCCTTTTATTCCTTCATTCTTATAAATTTTCAATATTTTCATTATCATAATAATATCAACTCTCTCTCTGTTTTTTTTGTTGTGAGTATTTTTTATCTAATTCTTTTTTTGTTTTTTCATCTGACATTACATATTTTGTTGCTAAATATGCTCCTAGGTATTTATAATAATTACGTATTAGAGAATATTTTTTCCATTTTTTTTCTTCTTTTTTTTCAAGGTTTAAAGTTTTTATATACTTTTTATCACTAAGATAAGAATTTAAAGTATATAAATAAACTAGATATTTCTTATGTATGTATCCATGATTGTAGACATTGTAAACTCCTTTAAAATTGTCATAATATCTTTTTCCATATTCTTTTAATTCGTAATTATGTGAATGATAAACAGGTGCATATGGAGCATAAACTTTGGTATATCCTAGTTCTATAATTTTTTTTGCCCATATTTGATCTTCCGCAAATGTTACATTGTCATACGGTATTTTTTCCCAAACTTTTCTTTTTAAACATGAATTATTGTCAGAAAAGAAACTTAACCACTGGACATAGACAATATCATTGTTATATTTTTCCTTATCTTCTATTTTTTGGAAAGTTGTACATTTTCCAAAATTTTCGAAGTGAAAAAATAAATCCCTTTTATCTAAAATATTGCAATCAGGATAAGGCAAATGCTTTCCAAATGCTCCAGCAATATTTTCTTTTAATTTACAGGAACTAACTAAATTATCTAGCCAAAAGTCACTAGCAGGTATTGCATCCTGAGTCAAAAAAACTATAAATTCTCCTGTTCCTTTAGAAGCACCAAAATTTCTTGTTAAGCCATGGTTAAACTCTTCTGGTTTTATTTCATATAATTTAATTTTCGGATATTTTTTTATTATTTCTAACGAATTATCTTTTGAACCAGAGTCAACAACAATAATTTCGTACTCTAATGTTGTTTTTTGAGAAAAAATTTTATTTAATAAAATTTTTAATACATTTCCTCCGTTTTTTACAGGAATTACTATTGTAGCATCTATTTTTCTCACCACCTAAAATTATTCTATTATTATTTTTTTATTATCTAATATATCTCCTAATTTTACTTGTTTGAAAGAAAAAAATACTGTTCCTTCTGAAAGTCCATCAAAATATATTTGAGGATCTTCTGTTGTAAAAATATAATTTTCTTCATCATTGTAAACTGCATTAGTTGAACAACCTAAGATTCTTTTTTCATTATTTTTATTTATAAAAGATTTATTTGTTATCTTCATATTTAATGCCATATTTTTTGGATCTATCCTTATAACTTTAACTCCTTTTGGAATGGATATATTAATACTAATTTCATTTGTATAGTCAAAATAATATTGTGTTACATCCCCATTATCAAAAAATAATTCTAAATATTCTACTTTTTCTAATGGTTTATGTTCTTTTTGATTTATATTAACTGTTTCTAAACGCTCAGAATAAAAATTTTCATTTAATTTTTTCATTTCTTCTATTAAGGATTCATCAAAGAATTCTTTTAACATCTCGTCAAAAGAAAATTTGTAATAAAAATAAATACCATATCGATGATAAAAAATTGATAATAATCTATAAAATAAGAAATTTTTTTCTATTTTACCTTCATATATCCATTCGTAATCAATTACAAATATTTCTCCTGTTTCTGACTGTATCATATTATCCAATGTCATATCTAAATTAACAATTTCAGAATTCCAAGTTTTGTCTATAATTGGTTTAATTTCTTTTAATTTCTCAAATAATTTTTTTTTACCAAAAGAAAAAAATATATCAATTGCAAGTTCATCTAAAGAAGTTCCTTCAACATAATCAAAAAAAATTTTTTTATCTTTTATCCATGATTTTACAAGTTTTAGAGGGAATCCAGCTTTTTTAAGTTTTTTACCATTTTTATACATTTTTGTTATGTGTTGTTGACTTTCTGTATTCAAAGCCTCTTTAAATACAATCTTTTTACCATTTTTTTCTATTATTTGAGTTTTTATTCTATATTTTTTTTGCCTTCCAACGTCTGAATATTTTGTAAAAATAACCTTCATGTTTTTTAACTTCCTTTTCTATTTCCTTTTTTTCTTCTATTTTTTTGTTTTTTGATACTACTAAGAATGAATTAGAAAATTTTTCAAAATTTTTATCTTTTATTAGTTGATCATAAACTACACCCTCATCAAAAAGTATGTACCTTGACATGTCATAATTATGTATCAAATTTCTAAGATCTCCAATTTTAGGAAGATAGTTATCAGAAAAAATTACTTCAGGCATTTTATAGTCAGGTAGTGGATAATAAAATTCAAAATCTGCAAGGCCGACTTTTTTTAAAATATCTTCTAATTCTGTTTTTGAATACGTTGCTACTGTTTCAATATCTAAATAACCTTGTATACCATTAAAATATTTTCCTGTGTGATCTTCTCTTGCTCCTGCCCAATATTTTAATCCAAATTTATTTTCAATAGCTATTATTATTTTTCCATTAGGTTTTAGATACTTCTTTAAATTTTTTAAGAAAGTAATTTCGGGAGTTTCAGATATTGTGAAACCTTTTGAATATTCTAATACACCAATTAATGTTATGTAATCAAATTTCTCTGATATTTCCATATCATTTAAATTTCCAACCATAATTTCTAAATTTTTATATTTCTTATTTCTATTGGCATTTATTAATGATCTTTTTTTTGAGATTTCAATCGCAACTACTTTTTTTAATTTTTTTAAAAATAACTCAGTTATTGCTCCACATCCAGCACCAACTTCAAGTAATGTTTCATTTCCTTTAAAGTCATACCATTCTAAAATATTTTGTCTTTGTTTACTTAAATGATAAATTAATGGCCATTTGTCACTTTCATAGATTACATCTTCAAAGGAATCATTATTTTTAGCAATTTCTAATAACTCGTTTTCAATATCACCATCACTGTACTCATCTTTTCCGTTATAATAAGACAAATTTAATTTTACATTTCCTATTTTTTCTATCATACATTAACCTCTTATTCTATCTACTGAAACTATACTTCTCATATCGTAAAAACCTATTGTATCTTTATCGGAAAGTATTACAATTCTATACACATCGTACAGCCTATGGTATACAATAAATTTATCATTTTTAAATCCCGTACATCCATACGACATTAGATATTCACCACTTTGCAGAAAAATTTTCTGTGAAAAATTAACTTCTATAATTTCTCCAGCTTTAACTATTCCAAATGAAAGTTTTTCAAGTTGAGTATTAGTTCCAACAAGTTCTGTACCTTTTCTATCTTTTATAGTAAAAGCAAAAATTGGTTCCTTTACATCTTTATGAAATTTTACTTTCATTTTTATGGTAACATCATCTCCTTTTTCCATATTATTAGTAATATTGCCTTTATTCACAAATGCAAAGTCAATAATTTCAGCATCCATTTCTCCATATTCAGTAAAATTTTTATTAATTTCCATATTATTTTTCAAGGTTTCTAATTTTTCAGAATTTATTTGAACTGTTTCAACTTCTTTATTTTTTTCTACATCCTCTGTTATTCCAACCATTATTTTTTTGTACTTATCAATTACTATTTTAGGAGTTGAGTCTTCGATTTTTTTCCCTTTTTCAATTAATATAGCTCTGTTACAATATTTTAATACAGATCCCATATCATGTGTTACAAATAAAATAGTTTTTCCTTTTTCAGTAAATTCAGTAAATTTTTTGTAACATTTTAATTGAAAGAATACATCACCAACACTTAGTGCTTCATCAACTATCAAAATCTCGGGATCAACATTTATTGCAACTGAAAAAGCCAACCTTGCAAACATTCCGCTTGAATAATTTTTAACAGGTTGATAAACAAATTCGCCAATATCTGCAAAATCAATAATTTCTTTTTTTTTAGATTCAATTTCTTCTTTTTGTAATCCCATCAAAGTTCCATATAATTCAATATTTTCTATTCCAGTATATTCAGGATTAAAACCTGCTCCTAATTCTATTAATGCTGATATTTTTCCGTTTATGTTTATTTTACCAGAAGAAGGAGTTAAAACACCTGTTATAATTTTTAAAAGTGTCGATTTACCTGCTCCATTTGTACCAACTAATCCTAAAATTTCTCCTTTTCTTACTTCCAAGTTAATATTATCTAATGCGTAAAAGTCACTATGATACTTTTTTTTTGAAAAAAAGAACAATGATTCCTTTAATCTATCTCGTTTATTT
Proteins encoded:
- a CDS encoding glycosyltransferase; its protein translation is MIMKILKIYKNEGIKGVMHRIRNRIHSQKETNIQKNNINEFYSFIENCVKDEKEEFNLENTNIIINWVLPPFGPGSGGHINIMRFINYLEKKGISNRIYLYARFGGETQESLKQFAIDYYDLNQNSNTEFYPHTDYMDYSHITIASSWESAYFVRSFGKTKHKVYFVQDFEPEFFPKSSSYFFAENTYKFGFVGITAGSWLSKKLSKDYKMECYDYGFSYDKELYKPLPKKNDGIVRIGLYARYHTPRRLFELYVLALNIFYKKCQKNNIKVEISFLGQDVSHINFPYPVNNLGTMKIKDIPKVCAENDIFLVPSGTNLSLVPLEVMACKTLAVSNRGENAEWLLNDENSILTDADPIDIAEKLYEVTINKEKREKIAEQGYNFAIKTSWEESGEKVYKVIKNILEKKEEK
- a CDS encoding glycosyltransferase family 2 protein, which codes for MRKIDATIVIPVKNGGNVLKILLNKIFSQKTTLEYEIIVVDSGSKDNSLEIIKKYPKIKLYEIKPEEFNHGLTRNFGASKGTGEFIVFLTQDAIPASDFWLDNLVSSCKLKENIAGAFGKHLPYPDCNILDKRDLFFHFENFGKCTTFQKIEDKEKYNNDIVYVQWLSFFSDNNSCLKRKVWEKIPYDNVTFAEDQIWAKKIIELGYTKVYAPYAPVYHSHNYELKEYGKRYYDNFKGVYNVYNHGYIHKKYLVYLYTLNSYLSDKKYIKTLNLEKKEEKKWKKYSLIRNYYKYLGAYLATKYVMSDEKTKKELDKKYSQQKKQRES
- a CDS encoding class I SAM-dependent methyltransferase, which translates into the protein MIEKIGNVKLNLSYYNGKDEYSDGDIENELLEIAKNNDSFEDVIYESDKWPLIYHLSKQRQNILEWYDFKGNETLLEVGAGCGAITELFLKKLKKVVAIEISKKRSLINANRNKKYKNLEIMVGNLNDMEISEKFDYITLIGVLEYSKGFTISETPEITFLKNLKKYLKPNGKIIIAIENKFGLKYWAGAREDHTGKYFNGIQGYLDIETVATYSKTELEDILKKVGLADFEFYYPLPDYKMPEVIFSDNYLPKIGDLRNLIHNYDMSRYILFDEGVVYDQLIKDKNFEKFSNSFLVVSKNKKIEEKKEIEKEVKKHEGYFYKIFRRWKAKKI
- a CDS encoding ABC transporter ATP-binding protein; this encodes MQEKVIELKNISKVYKLYKNKRDRLKESLFFFSKKKYHSDFYALDNINLEVRKGEILGLVGTNGAGKSTLLKIITGVLTPSSGKININGKISALIELGAGFNPEYTGIENIELYGTLMGLQKEEIESKKKEIIDFADIGEFVYQPVKNYSSGMFARLAFSVAINVDPEILIVDEALSVGDVFFQLKCYKKFTEFTEKGKTILFVTHDMGSVLKYCNRAILIEKGKKIEDSTPKIVIDKYKKIMVGITEDVEKNKEVETVQINSEKLETLKNNMEINKNFTEYGEMDAEIIDFAFVNKGNITNNMEKGDDVTIKMKVKFHKDVKEPIFAFTIKDRKGTELVGTNTQLEKLSFGIVKAGEIIEVNFSQKIFLQSGEYLMSYGCTGFKNDKFIVYHRLYDVYRIVILSDKDTIGFYDMRSIVSVDRIRG